In Thermothelomyces thermophilus ATCC 42464 chromosome 2, complete sequence, a single window of DNA contains:
- a CDS encoding glycosyltransferase family 8 protein (CAZy_ID 270093): protein MSAHEKVVASDKIWASLITKDSYLPGLLTLAFSLRRVGSKYPLVALHTGTLADDTVRALAERGIPLQRVPYIFPGTPPPQAGAVVGTDGRNGAAAKRGGSAVADREADDDDDGGSSNSTTTTTTTTTTTTTTTTTTTTNGNSTNGGGSGSRNGWYAHDPRFRDCFTKLAAFSLAAYSRIVLLDADMLVRRNMDELFDLPLDNENRLFAATHACTCNPLHFAHYPRDWTPDHCAFTQQHADPAGAQTSGGSPDDGMGQLNGGLLVLAPSSSSSSAGGVDIYRAVLDALCGPEPTPPERLPFADQSLLGLLFAGRWVALPYVYNALWPMRRRGVHRAIWRDAEVRNVHYILTPKPWEKKQKKKEEETKVKAKAVDRQEKQNGGDDDDGAPNGRQARTGRDDGGDGDHHTDDADGTDDDDDVLDRWWWEVDAERRAWEAKNGIGEQRG, encoded by the exons ATGAGCGCCCACGAGAAGGTGGTCGCTTCCGATAAGA TTTGGGCGTCCCTGATAACCAAGGACTCGTACCTGCCGGGCCTCCTCACCCTCGCCTTTTCCCTCCGCCGGGTCGGGTCCAAGTACCCCCTGGTCGCCCTCCACACCGGCACTCTCGCCGACGATACCGTCCGCGCCCTTGCCGAGAGAGGGATCCCCCTCCAGCGCGTGCCCTATATCTTTCCCGGAACCCCGCCGCCGCAAGcgggcgccgtcgtcggcacCGACGGCCGAAACGGCGCGGCGGCGAAGCGGGGAGGCAGTGCCGTCGCCGACCGCGAagccgatgatgatgatgatggcggcagcagcaacagcaccaccaccaccaccaccaccaccaccaccaccaccaccaccaccaccaccactaccaccaaCGGTAACAGTACCAACGGTGGTGGTAGCGGCTCCCGCAACGGCTGGTACGCGCACGACCCGCGCTTTCGCGACTGCTTCACCAAGCTCGCCGCTTTCTCGCTGGCCGCCTACTCCCGCATCGTCCTGCTCGACGCCGACATGCTGGTCCGCCGCAACATGGACGAGCTGTTTGACCTGCCGCTCGACAACGAGAATCGGTTGTTTGCCGCCACTC acgcCTGCACCTGCAACCCCCTCCACTTCGCGCACTACCCGCGCGACTGGACGCCCGACCACTGCGCCTTCACGCAGCAGCACGCCGACCCGGCAGGGGCGCAGACGTCCGGGGGATCGCCGGACGACGGCATGGGCCAGCTCAACGGCgggctgctggtgctggcgccgtcgtcgtcgtcgtcgtcggcgggcgGGGTAGACATCTACCGCGCCGTGCTGGACGCGCTGTGCGGGCCGGAGCCGACCCCGCCCGAGCGGCTGCCCTTTGCCGACCAGAGCCTGCTCGGGCTCCTCTTTGCCGGCCGCTGGGTGGCCCTGCCCTACGTCTACAACGCGCTCTGGCCGATGCGCCGCCGGGGCGTGCACCGCGCCATCTGGCGGGACGCCGAAGTGCGCAACGTGCACTATATCCTGACGCCCAAGCCGTGGGAGAAGaaacagaagaagaaggaggaggagacgaAGGTGAAGGCGAAGGCGGTCGACCGTCAAGAGAAGCAGAACgggggtgatgatgatgatggagcGCCAAACGGGCGACAGGCTCGGACAGGGAGGGATGATGGTGGCGACGGCGACCACCAcaccgacgacgccgacggcaccgacgacgacgacgatgtgCTGGAtcggtggtggtgggaaGTCGATGCGGAGAGGAGAGCATGGGAGGCCAAGAACGGGATTGGGGAGCAAAGAGGGTAG